In Janthinobacterium sp. J1-1, a single genomic region encodes these proteins:
- a CDS encoding NADH:flavin oxidoreductase/NADH oxidase has translation MSQLFTPYQLGPLSLVNRIAIAPMCQYSAENGNATDWHMIHLGHLALSGAGVLMTEATAVSPEGRISAEDLGLWSDANQQALGKVVQAIRRHASMPLIVQLGHAGRKASSRAPWQGGNCVHLSEGGWQTVAPSALAHAPGETVPIALDEVGLLQVKAAFVAAAKRVHALGIEGIELHGAHGYLLHQFLSPLANQRTDAYGGSLENRMRFPLEVYEAVRAAVPASVAVGMRISATDWVEGGWEIEQSVRFAHALKRLGADFIHVSSGGVSPQQQIPLSPGYQVGFAERIKAETGMPTISVGLITEAQQAEDIIAGGQSDMVALARAMLFDPRWPWHAAAKLGAQVQAPPQYWRSQPREYKNLFGDTTQGQR, from the coding sequence ATGAGCCAGTTATTCACGCCTTACCAGTTGGGCCCCCTGTCCCTGGTCAACCGCATCGCCATCGCCCCCATGTGCCAGTACTCGGCCGAGAACGGCAACGCCACCGACTGGCACATGATCCACCTGGGCCATCTGGCGCTGTCGGGCGCGGGCGTGCTGATGACGGAGGCGACCGCTGTCTCGCCGGAGGGGCGCATTTCGGCCGAGGACCTGGGCCTGTGGTCGGATGCCAACCAGCAAGCGCTGGGCAAGGTGGTGCAGGCGATACGCCGCCATGCATCGATGCCGCTAATCGTGCAGCTGGGCCACGCGGGGCGCAAGGCGTCGAGCCGCGCGCCGTGGCAGGGCGGCAACTGCGTGCACTTGTCGGAAGGCGGCTGGCAGACGGTGGCGCCGTCGGCGCTGGCCCATGCACCCGGTGAAACGGTGCCGATCGCGCTCGATGAGGTCGGTTTGCTGCAAGTAAAAGCCGCGTTTGTCGCCGCCGCCAAGCGGGTCCATGCGCTCGGCATCGAAGGCATCGAACTGCATGGCGCGCATGGCTATCTGCTGCATCAGTTTTTGTCGCCGCTGGCCAACCAGCGCACGGACGCGTATGGCGGCAGCCTGGAAAACCGCATGCGCTTTCCGCTGGAAGTGTACGAGGCCGTGCGCGCTGCCGTGCCCGCCAGCGTGGCGGTCGGCATGCGCATCTCCGCCACCGACTGGGTCGAGGGCGGCTGGGAGATCGAGCAAAGCGTGCGGTTTGCCCATGCACTCAAGCGCCTCGGTGCCGACTTTATCCACGTGTCCAGCGGTGGCGTGTCGCCGCAGCAGCAGATTCCCCTCAGCCCCGGCTACCAGGTGGGCTTTGCCGAACGCATCAAGGCAGAAACCGGCATGCCGACCATCAGTGTCGGCCTGATCACCGAGGCGCAGCAGGCCGAAGACATTATCGCCGGCGGCCAGTCCGACATGGTGGCGCTGGCGCGCGCCATGCTGTTCGATCCGCGCTGGCCCTGGCATGCGGCGGCCAAACTGGGCGCCCAGGTGCAGGCCCCGCCGCAGTACTGGCGCTCGCAGCCGCGCGAGTATAAAAACCTGTTTGGCGACACGACGCAAGGCCAGCGTTAG
- a CDS encoding ABC-F family ATP-binding cassette domain-containing protein, whose product MPALLQLDHLSHVLPDGTPLFHHLQFSFTPQRVGLVGANGVGKSVLARLLAGQLMPGSGAVRCDGLVHYVAQELAPEHFPTVAALAGVDGVLAALDRIAFGAIDEADYALVGERWDAGARLRQALDEIGLGQLRPDTSTASLSGGERQRIALAGAWLSQADWLILDEPSNHLDATQRARLVQQIARWPRGLLLLSHDRGLLAHVDEIVELSSRGLRSYGGNYAFYAQQRAAEQAGFASALQAEKAAEKRGQREAHKLAERQQRHVARGERDGRHANQSKLLLDARKEGSQDSQGKLRLRAQAARAERQQRVREASERCAPDAERLLLAPDTRVPNGKLMLELRGLVLPHGSAQPFELLLSGPRRLAVTGDNGSGKSTLLRVIAGLLAPSSGEAICHGRLAWLDQHAGSLDGELSAVQRLQARHPTMAEGELRTRLALLGIAGARATMASRLLSGGERMKVALAAELYAEAPPQMLLLDEPDNHLDLASLQALERMLAQYQGALLVVSHDHAFLQQLRLDQPGLHLAAKAENR is encoded by the coding sequence ATGCCTGCATTACTGCAACTCGACCATCTTTCCCATGTGCTGCCCGATGGCACGCCCTTGTTTCACCACTTGCAGTTTTCCTTCACGCCGCAGCGCGTCGGCCTGGTCGGCGCCAATGGCGTGGGCAAGAGCGTGCTGGCGCGCTTGCTGGCCGGCCAGCTGATGCCCGGCAGCGGCGCCGTGCGCTGCGACGGCCTGGTCCATTATGTGGCGCAGGAACTGGCTCCCGAGCACTTTCCCACGGTTGCCGCGCTGGCCGGCGTCGATGGCGTGCTGGCCGCGCTCGATCGCATTGCCTTTGGTGCCATCGATGAAGCGGACTACGCGCTGGTGGGCGAGCGCTGGGATGCCGGTGCGCGCCTGCGGCAAGCCCTGGACGAGATCGGCCTGGGCCAGTTGCGGCCCGATACGTCCACGGCCAGCCTGAGCGGTGGCGAACGCCAGCGGATCGCGCTGGCCGGCGCCTGGCTGTCGCAGGCCGACTGGCTGATTCTTGATGAGCCGAGCAATCATCTCGATGCCACCCAGCGCGCCAGGCTGGTGCAGCAAATTGCGCGCTGGCCGCGCGGCTTGCTGCTGCTCAGCCATGACCGCGGTCTGCTGGCGCATGTGGACGAGATCGTCGAGCTGTCGTCCCGGGGCTTGCGCAGCTACGGTGGCAATTACGCGTTTTATGCACAGCAGCGCGCGGCCGAGCAGGCCGGTTTTGCCAGTGCCCTGCAGGCGGAAAAAGCCGCTGAAAAACGCGGGCAGCGCGAGGCGCACAAACTGGCAGAACGCCAGCAGCGCCATGTGGCGCGCGGCGAACGCGACGGCCGTCACGCCAATCAAAGCAAGCTGCTGCTCGATGCGCGAAAAGAAGGCAGCCAGGACAGCCAGGGCAAGCTGCGCCTGCGCGCGCAGGCGGCCCGGGCCGAGCGCCAGCAGCGGGTACGCGAGGCCAGCGAACGCTGTGCGCCCGATGCCGAGCGCCTGCTGCTGGCGCCCGACACTCGCGTGCCGAATGGCAAGCTGATGCTGGAATTGCGTGGTCTGGTCTTGCCGCACGGCAGTGCGCAGCCGTTTGAACTGCTGCTGTCCGGTCCGCGCCGGCTGGCCGTCACGGGCGACAATGGCAGCGGCAAGTCGACCCTGCTGCGCGTGATCGCCGGCCTGCTGGCCCCAAGCAGCGGCGAGGCGATCTGCCATGGCAGGCTGGCCTGGCTGGACCAGCATGCGGGCAGCCTTGACGGCGAGCTGAGCGCCGTGCAGCGCTTGCAGGCGCGCCATCCCACCATGGCGGAAGGCGAGTTGCGCACGCGGCTGGCGCTGCTGGGCATTGCCGGCGCGCGCGCCACCATGGCCAGCCGTTTGCTCAGCGGCGGCGAACGGATGAAGGTGGCGCTGGCGGCCGAGCTGTATGCCGAGGCACCGCCACAAATGCTGCTGCTCGACGAGCCCGACAATCACCTGGACCTGGCCAGCTTGCAAGCCCTGGAGCGGATGCTGGCGCAGTACCAGGGCGCCTTGCTGGTGGTCTCGCACGATCACGCCTTCCTGCAACAATTGCGCCTCGACCAGCCCGGCCTGCACCTGGCCGCCAAGGCGGAAAACAGGTGA
- a CDS encoding glycine zipper 2TM domain-containing protein: MNSTATSTTARIHPLMAGAAISATVLCLVGAASIAGILPNSRANNAPAVPAELAATNLAAPLATPVAPQALAPVAAPVAAPVVAQAAPAPVVHKRVVHRVAQARPASRDDDYAYREPVRQQPVQAQAPAQPNYVGIGTGAVIGGLIGNQVGGGRGKALATVAGVIGGGFLGNAVQNQVQQPQR; the protein is encoded by the coding sequence ATGAACAGCACCGCCACCAGCACCACCGCCCGCATCCACCCCTTGATGGCCGGCGCCGCCATTTCCGCCACGGTACTGTGCCTGGTCGGCGCGGCATCGATTGCCGGCATCTTGCCGAACTCGCGCGCCAACAATGCGCCGGCCGTGCCGGCAGAGCTGGCGGCCACTAACCTGGCAGCCCCGCTGGCCACGCCAGTGGCGCCGCAAGCGCTGGCCCCGGTTGCAGCGCCAGTGGCCGCACCCGTGGTAGCCCAAGCAGCGCCAGCACCGGTCGTGCACAAACGCGTGGTCCACCGCGTGGCGCAAGCGCGCCCAGCCAGCCGCGACGACGATTACGCCTACCGCGAACCGGTACGCCAGCAGCCAGTACAGGCACAGGCGCCCGCCCAGCCCAACTATGTGGGCATCGGCACCGGCGCCGTAATTGGCGGCCTGATCGGCAACCAGGTGGGCGGTGGCCGCGGCAAGGCGCTGGCGACGGTGGCCGGCGTGATCGGCGGCGGCTTCCTGGGCAATGCGGTGCAGAACCAGGTGCAGCAGCCGCAGCGTTAA
- a CDS encoding RidA family protein has product MSFYEKLKALNIELPTVAAPAAAYVMHARTGNTVFLSGHLAKKDGKVWVGQLGKDTTTEEGKLAARGIAIELIATLQDACGGDLNKVKRIVKVMSLVNSTPDFTEQHLVTNGASELFVEVFGDSGKHARSAFGVAQIPLGACVEIELIAELAE; this is encoded by the coding sequence ATGTCGTTTTACGAAAAATTGAAAGCCCTCAATATCGAATTGCCGACCGTTGCCGCGCCGGCCGCCGCCTATGTGATGCATGCGCGCACCGGCAATACCGTGTTCCTGTCCGGCCACCTGGCCAAGAAGGACGGCAAGGTCTGGGTCGGCCAGCTGGGCAAGGACACGACCACGGAAGAAGGCAAACTGGCCGCGCGCGGCATCGCCATCGAACTGATCGCCACCCTGCAGGATGCCTGTGGCGGCGACCTGAACAAGGTCAAGCGCATCGTCAAGGTGATGAGCCTGGTCAATTCCACGCCCGACTTCACCGAGCAGCACCTGGTCACTAATGGCGCCTCGGAACTGTTCGTCGAGGTGTTCGGCGACAGCGGCAAGCACGCACGTTCCGCGTTTGGCGTGGCGCAGATTCCACTGGGTGCGTGCGTCGAGATCGAATTGATTGCAGAGCTGGCAGAATAA